In Gambusia affinis linkage group LG08, SWU_Gaff_1.0, whole genome shotgun sequence, a single window of DNA contains:
- the LOC122836190 gene encoding GTPase IMAP family member 9-like, with translation MEMTNYPPAAKEDKELRIVLLGKTGVGKSAAGNTMLGGRFFNSCLSFSSVTSVCEKKINDFDGLKLAVIDTPGLFDTNKSNKEIMEEIAKGICLTAPGPHVFLIVLQPTRFTTEEERSLKIIQKIFGNEAATYTMILFTHGDELKRENITIGRMLLRHRPLRDFISQCAFHQTFEDKYHVFDNTVEDPGQVRGLVQKIKRLVKGNGEKFYTNEMFKEAQRAKQEEEDQLIRENPEIDPEDARRQAEKDNSFIRVTLGAAAAGAATGAGVGAAIGVLGGPIGIAIGAGVGVNLGAIVGAAAAMQKMGCSTQ, from the exons ATGGAAATGACCAACTATCCTCCAGCTG CTAAAGAGGATAAGGAGCTCAGGATTGTTCTTCTGGGGAAAACTGGAGTTGGAAAAAGTGCAGCCGGAAACACCATGTTGGGAGGAAgattttttaattcttgtctctctttttcctctgtGACATCGGTCTGTGAGAAGAAAATCAATGATTTTGATGGTTTAAAACTGGCTGTTATTGATACTCCAGGTCTGTTtgatacaaataaaagtaataaagagATTATGGAAGAAATCGCTAAAGGCATCTGCCTGACGGCTCCTGGTCCTCATGTGTTCCTGATTGTGCTCCAACCGACCAGAttcaccacagaagaagaaagaagctTAAAAATTATCCAGAAAATCTTTGGCAATGAAGCAGCCACATACACTATGATCCTGTTTACCCATGGAGACGAGCTAAAACGGGAAAATATTACAATAGGAAGAATGTTACTAAGACACAGACCTCTACGGGATTTCATCAGTCAGTGTGCCTTCCACCAGACATTTGAAGATAAATATCATGTCTTTGACAACACAGTTGAGGATCCTGGTCAAGTCAGGGGGCTGGTGCAGAAGATCAAAAGACTGGTTAAAGGAAATGGAGAAAAGTTCTACaccaatgaaatgtttaaagaggCCCAAAGAGCcaagcaagaagaagaagatcaattaatcagagaaaatccagaaattgaTCCTGAAGATGCAAGAAGGCAGGCGGAGAAAGACAACTCATTTATACGTGTTACTCTGggggctgctgctgcaggagctgCTACTGGAGCAGGAGTTGGAGCTGCTATTGGAGTTTTGGGAGGACCAATAGGAATTGCTATTGGAGCTGGTGTTGGAGTTAATCTGGGAGCAATtgttggagctgcagcagcaatgcAAAAGATGGGATGTTCTACACAGTGA